The sequence ATTCCCGACGGAACAAGCGCCGCCCAATCCCCTTCAACGTCCGAGAATCAAATCTCCGTTACAAATTGGGGTCAAAGCAATTGATGCCATGTTGACTGTCGGCAAAGGACAACGGGTCGGCATTTTCGCAGGAAGTGGCGTTGGAAAGAGTACATTGCTCGGTATGATTGCCCGTAACAGTAGTGCAGATATTAATGTAATTGCGCTGATCGGTGAACGTGGGAGAGAAGTGAAAGAATTTATTGAGCGAGATTTAGGTCCAGAGGGTTTAAAAAAATCGATAGTAGTTGTGGCCACCTCTGATCAATCGGCACTAATGCGAATTAAAGGAGCTTATACGGCAACTGCTATTAGTGAATATTTTCGTGATTTAGGCTATGAAGTGAATTTAATGATGGATTCGGTAACAAGGGTAGCCATGGCTCAACGAGAGATTGGACTGGCGATTGGTGAACCGCCTACCACAAAAGGATACACACCCTCGGTATTTGCTATGTTACCTTCATTATTAGAACGCACAGGTACGAGTATGAACGGGTCTATTACAGCTTTTTATACCGTGCTGGTAGACGGAGATGATTTTAATGAACCAATCGCAGATACGACGAGAGGGATTTTAGACGGTCACTTTATACTGGATCGAAGTCTAGCTGAAAAAGGGCAATTCCCTGCGATCAATGTACTTAAATCTGTCAGCAGAGTCATGCCGCAAATCATTCCCAAAGAAAGACTGGATGTAGTCCAAAAAATTCGCACACTTCTTGCCAGGTATGAAGACAACGAAGAGCTGATTCAGATTGGTGCCTACAAAAGGGGATCGAATCCGGTTGTCGATCAAGCGATTCAGTTACAACCTAGCATATTAAACATATTGAAACAGGATATGGATGATAAATGTGATGATGAGACTGCTATTACGCAATTAGAAGAGATTGCCAGAAGGAGCCATTCCTAATGAAACAACATGTGGGTTACGAAAAGATAAAAATGCTGAGAGAAAACGAGAAACAAGAAGCTCAGAAGAAATTACAAGAAGCGGTCGCAGCTTTCGAAAAACAAGCAGAACTATTATATGAATTATTACAGAAGAAAGAAAGAATCGAAGCACAATACGTAACATCACTCTCAGATCGATCTCAAATTGATCAGTTACAATCTTATCAGCAATACCTGGACTTTTTAGCTCCTAATATTTTATCGGTGCAACGTAAGGTGGATAAGGCGAGAAAGGAAATGAATGAACAGCAGGAGCAAGTAACTGTACGCTACATGGAAGTGAAAAAGATGGATCATTTGATCGAGCATAAGCAATTGGAATTTCAACAATTCGAACAGCACAAGGAAGCAATGATGATGGATGAAATCTCCATCCGTCAGTATACAGAAAGTAGGGGCAGGTGAAAAGATGGCCACTAATCCAATGAAAACGAAAGAAAAAAAACCAGGGCTGTTTCAATGGTTAATTGTCATTGTAGTATCCTTACTTTTTGCTGTAATCGTTACTTTCGTCATTCTGTTCGCGATGGATGTCAACGTCGCAAAATTCACGAAAGATACAGTCAATAAAATTCCTTTCATGGAAGACACCGTAACTACAGATCAAGAAGAGCTACACCAAAATCAACTATCGGCTAAAGATGATACCATCACCCAGTTAGAAGAACAGATGGAAGGGCTTGAAGCAGAGGTCCAGACAAAGACGGATACGATAGAGGAGTTAGAAGCAACCGTTAGTTCGTTAAATGAACAGCTCAGTCAAACAAGCGATGAAAATGAAACAGAAGATAATGATAATCAAGCTTTCCAGGAAATGTCCGTCACGTTTGAGGAAATGAAATCGAAGAATGCAGCTGACATTTTAGCAAATATGGAGCAAGCAACTGTTATTCCGATATTGGAGCAGCTAGATGCGGAAGTTCGAGCGGAAATACTTTCTGAAATGGAAGCTGAGACGGCAGCAGCTTACTCAGCGGAACTTCTTGCACAGTAATTTCTCCGGATCGAATTGAAGGGAGGTGAAAAATTGAATGTCTCGCAAATTCTAAAGGCTCCATTGCAACAAACTGTTGTATCAGCCCCCGCCACAAACAAGCTGCAGGAATCAGGGGATTTTCGAAAGTTACTAACCGGTGCTCAGTATGATTCGGAATCATTGTCAGAGACGGGACAAAATCTCAATCAACCATTACTGGATTTACTTCAACAATTAAACGATCAAGAAGTATTACCAGATAATCTTTTGGATGATGTAGACAATCCGTCGACATTCGATCAGGCTGAGCTGGAAGAACTGTTGAATAAACTCATGCAACAAATCGATAAAGGGGAAGTTGCAACAGAAAATCTAGCACTCTTGCAAACAATGGAGCAGCTGATTCAATCGATGCCATCTGAAGGGAAAATGACGGGAACAGCAGAAACATCCATACCATATTCGGTTTCTCAGTTGCTGCAAAGCCCAGATCACCAAGCGCGCTTAGAGAGTATTGTAAAATCTACCGAACAAATGTTGGCTCAATTACAAAAACAATCATTAACAAGTCAAGATTATAGACAGCTAAGCGATTTGTTAAAACAATGGTCAAATCAGGATCAATCGACCCAAAGTAACCTGACAGCCATGCTAAAAAAAGACGAATCGAGCGAGTCTGTTCAAGTTTGGGACAAACTGTTGAAAAATTTTCAGAATCGTCAAGGGATAAACAAACATTATGGGCAAGTTCAACAGGTGACACAGCATGATCTTGCGAAATGGATACAAAATGCAATCGAGCAGTATGAAGGCACAATGAAACAAGAAGTGTCAACAACCAGAGTGGATTTGCAAGCTTCATCTCCAATGGTTAGTTCCAAGGTACAGCAATATGTCATTCATGTGCAGCAAACAGGTGATGATCAGCAAGTAGCACAGAAGCAATTACTCGATCAATTTCAGCAAGCTATTCAGAAAAGTAATTTTATGAAACTGCCCAATGGTACGAATCAATTGATGCTGAGACTGCAACCTGAATCATTGGGGGATGTAACGGTTCGACTCACACAAGTAAATGGTGAAATGGTAGTCAAAATGATCGTAGCGTCTCAAAGTGCCAAAGACTTGCTTGAAGGGAACTTGCACCAATTGCGTCACATGTTTTCACCTAATCAGGTTGTCATCGAACGACAGGATACGGTGACATCAAGCACTGAGTCTACATGGTCACAAGAACAGGAACAGTCAAATGAAGATGGTCAAGAGCAAGATACTAACAGTCAGAATCAGGAGTCCCATGAAAATGATGAACGAGATTCACTCAATTTTAAGGATTTATTAATGGATGCGAAAGTGTAGGTGAAAAAATGACAAATATTGATTCCAATTATTATTTATCTAACCAGACACAAACACGAACCACGAGTTCCAGTTTGGGAAAAGATGAATTCTTGAGAATTTTAATGACACAGCTGCAAAATCAGGATCCGCTAAATCCAATGGAAGATAAGGAGTTTATATCGCAAATGGCTACTTTTTCTTCGTTGGAGCAAATGATGAATATGTCTAGTGCAATAGAGTCTTTGGTGATAAATCAATCTGTTTCACCTGTGATTCAATATAGCCATTTAATTGGAGAAGAAGTGGAGTATTACCGTATAGATGAAGAAACAGGAGAAATAGCAGAGCCGAAAGAAATCGTAACTAGTCAAGTCGTGGCAATTTCAGAACAACAAGGTTTTGCCGTAATAGAGCTTGATAATGGCCAGAAAATTTATACAGATGAAATTCTACGTATTTCACAGGCTGGCACAGAAAATGACAGTGATACGGAAACTGATACTGATACAGAAGATGAAACCGATACTGATCAGACCGAAGTGTAGGGAGGGATTCTATGGTCAACAGGATTCATGCATTTCATCCCACGATTTTACCTGGAAGTAAGAAAAATACGCCAACCACACCTGCAACGGTTTCATTTAAGGATGTTTTGTCCCAACAGCATTCGATGCAAATTAGCAAGCATGCTCGTGATCGCATGCACGCACGAAATATTGAAGTCTCAAATGAACAATGGACCAAAATCGAAAGTAAGTTACAAGAAGCAAACCAAAAAGGTGTAAAAGAATCGCTCGTCATCACGGATGAGGCAGCTTTTGTAGTCAATGCGAGTAACAAGACAGTGATCACTGCTATGGAAAAAGCAGAGTTGAAAAGCAAGATTTTTACGAATATAAACGGCACGATCATAATGGAATAAGCTGGACTCAATGAAGAGAGGCTTAATCGTCGCGGACCGACAGAAGTGACGTCAACTAAACATTAAAAAGGAGTTTTATCATGCTAAGATCAATGTATTCAGGCATTTCAGGTTTAAAAGGTTTCCAAACAAAACTGGATGTTATCGGTAATAACATCGCGAATGTGAACACAACTGGTTATAAGAAAGGTCGTGTTACGTTTCAGGATATGATGAGTCAATCGGTATCAGGTGCAAGCGGTCCGACAAATATAAGAGGTGGGATCAACCCATCCCAAGTAGGGACAGGGGTGCAGCTAGGGTCAATTGACAATGTGCATACACAAGGTAACCGCCAGACAACGGGCCGTCCATTAGATTTACAGCTTGAAGGTGACGGAATGTTCGTTTTTGCAACCGGTGAGAACGTGGATGGTGCTAACACAGAGGAAATGGATATTAGTTATTCAAGAGCCGGAAATCTATATCTTGATAACGAAGGTTACATCGTAAATGCAAATGGTCAATATTTACTAGGTCAAAATGGAACAGATGCAGATGGTAATCCGATTGAAGGTAACTCCAGAATCAAAATTCCTGATACGGCAGAGAGCTTCAGTATTCAAAGTAACGGTGTAGTCAACTACATTGAGAATGGTGAGACACAAGAGGCTGGTCAAATTCTTGTTGCAAAGTTTTCTAACCCAGGCGGTTTAAATAAATCAGGTTCTAACATGTTCCAAAATTCGGTGAACGCTGGAAGAATGGAAGATGCTGAAGGGAATTTCCTTTTTGAACCGGAATCTGACGGTACAGCCTCCATCGTATCTGGTGCGCTGGAAATGTCTAACGTGGATTTGTCAGAAGAATTTACTGAAATGATTACTGCACAGCGTGGTTTTCAGGCAAATACTCGAATTATTACGACTTCTGATGAAATATTACAAGAATTAGTAAATCTAAAACGATAAAAAGGGAGGCTGAGAGTTAAGGCAGCATGTAACCCTTAACTCTCTTCATCTATGATTACATTAACAAAACTAAATGGTGATCAGATAACCGTCAATGCGGTGTTCGTCGAACGAGTGGAATCATTTCCTGATACAACGATCACCCTAATTAATCAGAAGAAATTATTTGTGAAAGAACAGGAAATTGTGGTGAAACAAAAAATCACAGAATTTTATAAGCAGATTGGTTTATATCAACTGCAACGAGAAGTAGGTGAACAACAAAATGAATCCTAGATTAATAAGAATTCTTGTCTCCATCCTAGTAGTCATTACCGTTATCGGTGCAGGTGTTCTTTACTTTCTGATGAATCAATCTACCGCAGAAGGTGAAGAAATGTCAATCGATGACATGGTGAAATACTCCTATACAACGGAAGAGATTCGTACCGACCTGGATGATGGAAATTTTGTTCTTATTCAATTCCAATTTATCACCAACAGCTCTGATGCACTAGAGGAGGTCCAAAAAAGAGAATTTCAGATCAAAAATCAATTTATTAAATTGTCAGTAGACCTGACTGCAAATGATTTTAAAGAGAACTTGACGGGGTTAGAAGATAATATGAAAAATGCAATGAATGATCAAATGACTCAAGGTCAAATCATTGATGTATTGATTGTTAGTAAAGTAATTCAGTAATCGTAACTCCGAAATGGAGGTGAAGTTATGGCAGATGAAGTTCTTTCACAAAATGAAATTGACGCATTATTATCCGCTTTGTCTTCGGGTGAGATGGACGCAAATCAGCTAAAAGAAGAAGAAAAAGACAAAAAAGTAAAAGTGTATGATTTTAAACGGGCACTTCGTTTTTCGAAAGATCAGATAAGAAGTATATCTAGAATTCATGATAATTTTGCACGGTTGTTATCTACTTATTTCTCAGCACAGTTAAGGACATATGTACATATCGCTGTGGCGTCTGTTGATCAAATTCCCTATGAAGAATTCATTCGATCTATTCCAACCAAGACGATTTTAAATGTGTACAGTGTGGAGCCGTTGGATGGCAGAATTATTTTTGAATTTAATCCTAATATTGCCTATGCAATGCTAGACAGAATGCTAGGTGGAAGAGGAAGAAGCATTAACAAAATTGATAGTTTAACAGAGATTGAAACAACACTCATGTCACAATTGTTTGAGAAAGCATTAGACAATTTACAAGAGGCGTGGGGCAGTGTGGCGGATATTGATCCGATTCTCGAAGATTTCGAGGTGAACCCACAATTTCTACAACTGGTTTCACCTAATGAAACCGTCGTTGTCGTTTCGTTGGATACGACCATTGGTGACAGCAGTGGCATGATTAATATTTGTATCCCTCATGTTGTTCTGGAGCCTATCATTCCGAAATTATCGGTTCATTATTGGATGCAAAATGAAACGTCCAAAGAACGTAAGCCAGAAGAATATGAATCTATTTCACATAATATTAAACAAACTAGCTTGGATTTATCGGTCGTATTAGGTGAGACATCGATTACTTTGGAAGAGTTTTTGTTCCTTGATCACGATGATACCATTGTGCTCAATAATTCTATTGATCAGCCACTGCAATTACACGTTGATCAGGAACCGAAATTCCATGTTCAGCCTGGTAAACGAAAGCATAAATTAGCCGTACAAGTTTTAGACGACATTAAGGGAGGGGATTCGGATGATGAATGATGGCATGTTATCTCAAGATGAGATTGATGCATTACTCAACGGATCAAACGATACAGAGGCGGAAAGCCAAATAACTAGTACTTCTGCTGGTGACTATTTATCATCAATTGAAGAAGATGCTTTGGGTGAAATTGGAAATATTTCGTTTGGCAGTTCAGCAACCACATTATCCACGATACTGAATCAAAAAGTAGAAATTACAACTCCGACGATCAGTGTAATTGATAAAGGAGACTTAAGAGAAGAATTTCCCAGACCGTACGTCGGGGTGGAAGTGAAATATACCGAAGGATTTACTGGTGCTAATTTATTTGTTTTAGAATCTAAGGATGCTGCAGTGATTGCAGATCTTATGTTAGGGGGTTCAGGAAATCCAGAGACGACTGAACTTAACGATATTCA is a genomic window of Gracilibacillus salinarum containing:
- a CDS encoding flagellar hook-length control protein FliK encodes the protein MNVSQILKAPLQQTVVSAPATNKLQESGDFRKLLTGAQYDSESLSETGQNLNQPLLDLLQQLNDQEVLPDNLLDDVDNPSTFDQAELEELLNKLMQQIDKGEVATENLALLQTMEQLIQSMPSEGKMTGTAETSIPYSVSQLLQSPDHQARLESIVKSTEQMLAQLQKQSLTSQDYRQLSDLLKQWSNQDQSTQSNLTAMLKKDESSESVQVWDKLLKNFQNRQGINKHYGQVQQVTQHDLAKWIQNAIEQYEGTMKQEVSTTRVDLQASSPMVSSKVQQYVIHVQQTGDDQQVAQKQLLDQFQQAIQKSNFMKLPNGTNQLMLRLQPESLGDVTVRLTQVNGEMVVKMIVASQSAKDLLEGNLHQLRHMFSPNQVVIERQDTVTSSTESTWSQEQEQSNEDGQEQDTNSQNQESHENDERDSLNFKDLLMDAKV
- the fliM gene encoding flagellar motor switch protein FliM — protein: MADEVLSQNEIDALLSALSSGEMDANQLKEEEKDKKVKVYDFKRALRFSKDQIRSISRIHDNFARLLSTYFSAQLRTYVHIAVASVDQIPYEEFIRSIPTKTILNVYSVEPLDGRIIFEFNPNIAYAMLDRMLGGRGRSINKIDSLTEIETTLMSQLFEKALDNLQEAWGSVADIDPILEDFEVNPQFLQLVSPNETVVVVSLDTTIGDSSGMINICIPHVVLEPIIPKLSVHYWMQNETSKERKPEEYESISHNIKQTSLDLSVVLGETSITLEEFLFLDHDDTIVLNNSIDQPLQLHVDQEPKFHVQPGKRKHKLAVQVLDDIKGGDSDDE
- a CDS encoding flagellar basal body-associated FliL family protein, which gives rise to MNPRLIRILVSILVVITVIGAGVLYFLMNQSTAEGEEMSIDDMVKYSYTTEEIRTDLDDGNFVLIQFQFITNSSDALEEVQKREFQIKNQFIKLSVDLTANDFKENLTGLEDNMKNAMNDQMTQGQIIDVLIVSKVIQ
- the fliI gene encoding flagellar protein export ATPase FliI, producing the protein MNTQMILNEIQHLDPYKRYGKVDRVVGLLIESKGPEARIGEVCYIHTKKKDEKIKAEVIGFYDEKVLLMPYSSLHNIGAGCLVEATKNALQIKIGRGLIGKVLDSTGHMLDGSHLPKGLKLFPTEQAPPNPLQRPRIKSPLQIGVKAIDAMLTVGKGQRVGIFAGSGVGKSTLLGMIARNSSADINVIALIGERGREVKEFIERDLGPEGLKKSIVVVATSDQSALMRIKGAYTATAISEYFRDLGYEVNLMMDSVTRVAMAQREIGLAIGEPPTTKGYTPSVFAMLPSLLERTGTSMNGSITAFYTVLVDGDDFNEPIADTTRGILDGHFILDRSLAEKGQFPAINVLKSVSRVMPQIIPKERLDVVQKIRTLLARYEDNEELIQIGAYKRGSNPVVDQAIQLQPSILNILKQDMDDKCDDETAITQLEEIARRSHS
- a CDS encoding MotE family protein, with amino-acid sequence MKSPSVSIQKVGAGEKMATNPMKTKEKKPGLFQWLIVIVVSLLFAVIVTFVILFAMDVNVAKFTKDTVNKIPFMEDTVTTDQEELHQNQLSAKDDTITQLEEQMEGLEAEVQTKTDTIEELEATVSSLNEQLSQTSDENETEDNDNQAFQEMSVTFEEMKSKNAADILANMEQATVIPILEQLDAEVRAEILSEMEAETAAAYSAELLAQ
- a CDS encoding flagellar FlbD family protein yields the protein MITLTKLNGDQITVNAVFVERVESFPDTTITLINQKKLFVKEQEIVVKQKITEFYKQIGLYQLQREVGEQQNES
- the fliJ gene encoding flagellar export protein FliJ, with translation MKQHVGYEKIKMLRENEKQEAQKKLQEAVAAFEKQAELLYELLQKKERIEAQYVTSLSDRSQIDQLQSYQQYLDFLAPNILSVQRKVDKARKEMNEQQEQVTVRYMEVKKMDHLIEHKQLEFQQFEQHKEAMMMDEISIRQYTESRGR
- the flgG gene encoding flagellar basal body rod protein FlgG yields the protein MLRSMYSGISGLKGFQTKLDVIGNNIANVNTTGYKKGRVTFQDMMSQSVSGASGPTNIRGGINPSQVGTGVQLGSIDNVHTQGNRQTTGRPLDLQLEGDGMFVFATGENVDGANTEEMDISYSRAGNLYLDNEGYIVNANGQYLLGQNGTDADGNPIEGNSRIKIPDTAESFSIQSNGVVNYIENGETQEAGQILVAKFSNPGGLNKSGSNMFQNSVNAGRMEDAEGNFLFEPESDGTASIVSGALEMSNVDLSEEFTEMITAQRGFQANTRIITTSDEILQELVNLKR
- a CDS encoding TIGR02530 family flagellar biosynthesis protein — translated: MVNRIHAFHPTILPGSKKNTPTTPATVSFKDVLSQQHSMQISKHARDRMHARNIEVSNEQWTKIESKLQEANQKGVKESLVITDEAAFVVNASNKTVITAMEKAELKSKIFTNINGTIIME
- the flgD gene encoding flagellar hook assembly protein FlgD, which encodes MTNIDSNYYLSNQTQTRTTSSSLGKDEFLRILMTQLQNQDPLNPMEDKEFISQMATFSSLEQMMNMSSAIESLVINQSVSPVIQYSHLIGEEVEYYRIDEETGEIAEPKEIVTSQVVAISEQQGFAVIELDNGQKIYTDEILRISQAGTENDSDTETDTDTEDETDTDQTEV